AAGGGAGTGATATTGATAAAATTAAGAATAACTTATCTAAATTTACTAACAATGAAGTAACTCTTAATATTAAAGAAGTTAAAAAACCTGAAACAAACGCCTACTTAGTTGCTGAAAATATAGCACAACAATTAGTCAAAAGAATATCGTACAGAAGAGCCATGAAGAGAGCCATGCAATCATGTTTAAGACTTGGTGCAAAAGGTATTAAAGTTTCTATAAGTGGTAGACTAGGTGGTAATGAAATAGCTAGAACTGAATGGTTAAGAGAAGGAAGTATACCATCACATACCCTAAGAGCAGATATTGATTATGCAGAAGCTGAAGCGTTAACAACATTTGGTATTATTGGAATAAAAATATGGATTTATAAAGGTGAAGTATTTGCTAGAGAATTTAGCCAAGAAACTAACAAAATAGTTCCAAAAGAGGTTAAAGAATAATTATGTTACAGCCAGTCAGAACAAAATACAGAAAAGCTCATAAAGGAAGAATCCATGGGACAGCTACACGTGCTAGCAAGATTAACTATGGATCTTTTGCATTAAAAGCTATGGCGCCAGAGAGAATTATAGGAAAACAAATTGAAGCTGCTAGAGTTGCTTTAACAAGACATATGAAGAGACAGGGACGTGTTTGGACTAGAATTTTTCCTAATATACCAGTTTCAAAAAAACCTGTTGAAGTAAGAATGGGTAAAGGTAAAGGAGCTCCAGAGTATTGGGCTTGCAGAGTTAAACCAGGTAGAATCTTATTTGAAATTGATGGTGTTTCAGAATCAATAGCAAAAGAAGCCCTTTATAAAGCCTCAGCTAAGCTACCTATAAAAACAAAATTTATTAAGAGATTTGCATAATATGAAAAAACAAGAAATTAAAAAACTATCTAAAGACGAAGTTATTAAAAATATTGATAAATTAAAAAAAGATTTATTTAACTTTAGATTTCAAAAAATTAACTCACAGATTACAGATCCATCTAAAATTGGACAAACTAAAAAAACTATAGCTAGATTAAAAACTACACTAAAAGGAAAATTAAATGCCTAAAAAAATATTAACAGGAGTAGTAACGAGTGATAAACCTAATAAAACTATAACTGTATCTGTTGAAAGAAAATACTCACACCCAGTATTAAAAAAAGTAGTTAAAGTTAGAAAAAAGTATAACGCACACGATGAAAATAATAAATTTAAAACTGGAGATACAGTGTCAATCATTGAATGTAAGCCTTTTTCTAAAAATAAAAAATTTCAAGTAATGGATGGATCTAAATGATACAAGTACAAACTGAATTATTAGTAGCAGATAACACTGGTGCAAAAAGAATTGAATGTATTAAAGTTTTAGGTGGCTCTAAGCGTAGATATGCAAGTATTGGTGATACTATCGTTATTGCTGTAAAAGAGGCATTACCTAAAGGAAAAGTTAAAAAAGGTACTGTTCATAAAGCAGTTGTAGTTAGGGTAAAAAAAGGAATTCATAGAGAAGATGGATCTAAAGTTAGATTTGACAATAATGCAGCTGTTTTAGTTGACGATAAAGGTGAACCAGTAGGTACTAGGATATTTGGTCCAGTAACAAGAGAATTAAGAAGTAGAGGTCAAATGAAAATAATTTCATTGGCTCCAGAGGTTTTATAAATGATTAAAAAAGGATTAAAAGTAAGAGTTTTAACTGGTAGAGATAAAAAAAAAGAGGGTGAGGTTATTGAAATTGACAGACCTAATAATAGAGCAAAAGTTCAAGGAATTAATATTGTGAAAAAACATGTTAAAACTACTAAAGAAAAGAAAGGTGGAATAATCTCTAAAGAGAGTTTCATTCATATTTCAAACCTTAAACTTATTGACGAAAAAGCTAAAACAAAAAAAACTGAGGCTAAGAAATAATGATACCTAGATTAAAAGAACTTTATTACAAAGAAATACAACCACAACTTAAAGAAACCCTTGGATATAAAAATACCTATATGGGGCCAAAAGTTGAAAAAGTTGTTATTAACATGGGTCTTGGTCTTGATGGAGCTGATGCAAAGATCATGAAATCTACTGAAGAAGATTTAGGAAAAATTACAGGTCAAAAACCAACTGTTACTAAATTTAAAAAATCAGTAGCTAACTTTAAAACAAGAAAAGGTACAAATGCTGGATTAAAAGTTACTTTAAGAGGCAACAAAATGTATGAGTTTATAGATAGACTTGTAAACATTGCCTTACCAAGAATTAAAGACTTTAGAGGTTTATCTCCAAAAGGTTTTGATAAGTTTGGTAATTACACGTTTGGAATTAAAGAGCATATAATTTTTCCAGAAGTTAACTTTGATAGAATTGATAAAATTAGAGGTCTTGATGTTGTTGTTGTAATCTCTGCTTTAAATAAAGATCATAGTTTTGCACTTTTAGAAAAACTAAATTTTCCATTTATTAAAAAAGGAGATAATTAAGAATGGCTAAAGTAAGCGCAGTAAATAAAAACAATAAAAGAATTAAGCTGTCTGATAGACTTTTCAAAAAAAGACAAGCATTAAAGAAAATTATAATGGATAAAAACATATCATTAGAAGAAAGATTTAAAGCACAACAAAAGCTTTCAAATTTACCTCGTAATTCAGCAAAAAATAGAGTTATGAACAGATGTCAAATTACTGGAAGACCACATGGTGTTTACAGAAAATTAAAAATATCAAGAATAGCCTTAAGAGACTTGGGACTGCATGGATTAATTCCTGGCATGACTAAGTCGAGTTGGTAGAAAGGATAATATGAGTTTAAGTGACCCAATAGGGGATATGATCGCAAGAATAAAAAATGCTCAAGTGAGAAATCACAAAAAAGTAGCATTACCCTCTTCTAACTTTAAAGTTAAAATTGCAGATATTCTTAAAAGTGAAGGATTTATAAGGGATTATAAAATTGAAACTGAAAATAATAAACCTACTTTATCTGTAGATTTAAAATATTATTCTGGAAACCCTGTTATTAGCACTTTCGAGAGAGTGTCAAAACCTGGTAGAAGAATATTTTCAAGCGCTGATAGTTTACCAAAAATTAATGGTGGATTGGGTATAGCTATTGTATCTACGCCAAAAGGTGTAATGACTGATATTGAGGCTAGAAAACAAAAAGTTGGTGGCGAAATAATTTGTAAGGTATTTTAATGTCTAAAATTGGTAAAATAAGTATTTCGATCCCTGAAAAAGTTAAAGCAGCACTTTCTGGTAGTGTTCTTAACATTGAGGGACCATTGGGTAAAAAATCACTTAAGATTGATCTAGAAATGTTTAACCTTGATATTATCGAAGGAAAAGAAATATCTATCAACCCTAAAGTAAAGGATCAAAACTCAAAAAGATTATGGGGCATGAATAGAAGCTTAATCAATAATGCTGTTATTGGTTCAAGCACTGGTTATGAAAAGATTTTAGAGCTTGTTGGTGTTGGATATAGAGCTGCATTAAAAGATAAACAATTAAATTTACAATTAGGGTATAGCCACGATATTAATTTTGATATTCCTGAAGGAATTAAAATTGTTGTTGAAAAACAGACTGTAGTTAAAGTTAGTGGAGCTGATAAACAGCAAGTAGGTATGGTTGTTTCAAAAATTAAAGCTTTTAGAAAACCAGAGCCATATAAAGGCAAAGGTATTAGAGAAAAGGGTCAATACATTCTAAGGAAAGAAGGGAAGAAAAAATAATGAAACTGAATACCATTCAAAGAAAGAAATTTAGAGTAACTGGTAAATTAAAAAAAGTTGCATCATCTGACAGATTAAGACTAAGTATATCAAGATCTGCAAAAAATATCTCAGCTCAAATTATTGATGATGTTAAAAATATTACTTTAGTTTCTTGTTCTTCTATTGAAAAAGATATCCGTTCAATGGATAAAGTGAATAAAACAGAAATTTCTAAAATAGTTGCAGAAAAATTAGCAAAGAAGGCTCAAGAAAAGAAAATATCAAAGATTTTTTTTGATAGAGGTATATATAAATATCACGGCAGAGTTAAAGTTTTTGCTGAAACGTTGCGTAAAAATGGAATGGAATTTTAATTATGGATTTTAAAGATAAAAAAGATGACGGTATTTTAGAAAAACTTGTTCACATCAACAGAATTACGAAAGTAGTAAAAGGTGGTCGTAGATTTGGTTTTTCAGCATTAGTAGTAGTTGGTAATCAAGCAGGTAAAATTGGAATTGCACATGCAAAAGCAAAACAAGTTCCAGATGCAATTAAAAAAGCTAACGAAACTGCAAGAAGAGTTTTAATTCATATTCCTCTAAGAGAAGGTAGAACCATTCACCATGATGTTTATGGAAAAGATGGTGCTGGTAAAATTGTTTTAAGATCTGCACCAAAAGGAACAGGTATTATTGCAGGTGGTCCGGTTAGAGCAGTTTGTGAAGTTTTAGGAATTAAAGATATAGTCGCTAAATCAATGGGAACATCAAACCCTCACAATATGATAAGAGCTACAATGAAGGCTCTTTCAAAACAAAATTCACCAAAACATATTGCAACGATCAGAAATAAAAAGATTTCTGATGTAATTGAAAAAAGAGGATAATGACTACATTAAATACTACTGGAAAAGTTTTATACAAAAAAAAGATGAGAGTTGGTAGAGGTATAGGTTCTGGAAAAGGAAAAACATCTGGAAGAGGTGTTAAAGGCCAAAAATCTAGATCTGGTGTTGCTATTAAAGCTTTTGAAGGTGGTCAAATGCCTTTATATAGAAGATTACCTAAAAGAGGTTTTAATGCAATTAAGAGATACCAAGCTATTATTGCA
The nucleotide sequence above comes from Candidatus Pelagibacter giovannonii. Encoded proteins:
- the rpsC gene encoding 30S ribosomal protein S3, giving the protein MGQKVNPVGFRLGVNRGWDSVWYAKKKDFGNYLIEDFKIRAYIKKNVVNSGVSKVMIERTSNKCFVTIYTSRPGFVIGKKGSDIDKIKNNLSKFTNNEVTLNIKEVKKPETNAYLVAENIAQQLVKRISYRRAMKRAMQSCLRLGAKGIKVSISGRLGGNEIARTEWLREGSIPSHTLRADIDYAEAEALTTFGIIGIKIWIYKGEVFAREFSQETNKIVPKEVKE
- the rplP gene encoding 50S ribosomal protein L16, which gives rise to MLQPVRTKYRKAHKGRIHGTATRASKINYGSFALKAMAPERIIGKQIEAARVALTRHMKRQGRVWTRIFPNIPVSKKPVEVRMGKGKGAPEYWACRVKPGRILFEIDGVSESIAKEALYKASAKLPIKTKFIKRFA
- the rpmC gene encoding 50S ribosomal protein L29, translating into MKKQEIKKLSKDEVIKNIDKLKKDLFNFRFQKINSQITDPSKIGQTKKTIARLKTTLKGKLNA
- the rpsQ gene encoding 30S ribosomal protein S17 — its product is MPKKILTGVVTSDKPNKTITVSVERKYSHPVLKKVVKVRKKYNAHDENNKFKTGDTVSIIECKPFSKNKKFQVMDGSK
- the rplN gene encoding 50S ribosomal protein L14; its protein translation is MIQVQTELLVADNTGAKRIECIKVLGGSKRRYASIGDTIVIAVKEALPKGKVKKGTVHKAVVVRVKKGIHREDGSKVRFDNNAAVLVDDKGEPVGTRIFGPVTRELRSRGQMKIISLAPEVL
- the rplX gene encoding 50S ribosomal protein L24, which translates into the protein MIKKGLKVRVLTGRDKKKEGEVIEIDRPNNRAKVQGINIVKKHVKTTKEKKGGIISKESFIHISNLKLIDEKAKTKKTEAKK
- the rplE gene encoding 50S ribosomal protein L5 — its product is MIPRLKELYYKEIQPQLKETLGYKNTYMGPKVEKVVINMGLGLDGADAKIMKSTEEDLGKITGQKPTVTKFKKSVANFKTRKGTNAGLKVTLRGNKMYEFIDRLVNIALPRIKDFRGLSPKGFDKFGNYTFGIKEHIIFPEVNFDRIDKIRGLDVVVVISALNKDHSFALLEKLNFPFIKKGDN
- the rpsN gene encoding 30S ribosomal protein S14 gives rise to the protein MAKVSAVNKNNKRIKLSDRLFKKRQALKKIIMDKNISLEERFKAQQKLSNLPRNSAKNRVMNRCQITGRPHGVYRKLKISRIALRDLGLHGLIPGMTKSSW
- the rpsH gene encoding 30S ribosomal protein S8, translated to MSLSDPIGDMIARIKNAQVRNHKKVALPSSNFKVKIADILKSEGFIRDYKIETENNKPTLSVDLKYYSGNPVISTFERVSKPGRRIFSSADSLPKINGGLGIAIVSTPKGVMTDIEARKQKVGGEIICKVF
- the rplF gene encoding 50S ribosomal protein L6, with the protein product MSKIGKISISIPEKVKAALSGSVLNIEGPLGKKSLKIDLEMFNLDIIEGKEISINPKVKDQNSKRLWGMNRSLINNAVIGSSTGYEKILELVGVGYRAALKDKQLNLQLGYSHDINFDIPEGIKIVVEKQTVVKVSGADKQQVGMVVSKIKAFRKPEPYKGKGIREKGQYILRKEGKKK
- the rplR gene encoding 50S ribosomal protein L18, translating into MKLNTIQRKKFRVTGKLKKVASSDRLRLSISRSAKNISAQIIDDVKNITLVSCSSIEKDIRSMDKVNKTEISKIVAEKLAKKAQEKKISKIFFDRGIYKYHGRVKVFAETLRKNGMEF
- the rpsE gene encoding 30S ribosomal protein S5, whose product is MDFKDKKDDGILEKLVHINRITKVVKGGRRFGFSALVVVGNQAGKIGIAHAKAKQVPDAIKKANETARRVLIHIPLREGRTIHHDVYGKDGAGKIVLRSAPKGTGIIAGGPVRAVCEVLGIKDIVAKSMGTSNPHNMIRATMKALSKQNSPKHIATIRNKKISDVIEKRG